In Clavibacter michiganensis subsp. tessellarius, the following are encoded in one genomic region:
- a CDS encoding LCP family protein codes for MGAIDGGANVLLVGNDSRRDQGDGYGATKDVGTAELNDVTMLLHISEDHTRATVVSFPRDMLIDRPACQSADGTTEESTASGVQINTALETGGLPCVVRTVESITGLDIPYGGSVQFNGVIEMSNAVGGVTVCLANPIKDWRTNLDLAAGPQLLQGENAVQFLRVRHGIGDNSDLSRISNQQVFLSALLRTITSTDTLTNPAKLYGIARAAVDNMSLSTSLNNPAAITSLALTVKDIPLDKFVFVQYPTTYLESGRVAQDVATGDQMMQLIATDADFTLAPDSTGQGVVLAEPTDPATGPPADVAAPSSGGTTAPPAALPDNVTGQAAATETCSNG; via the coding sequence ATGGGTGCAATCGACGGCGGTGCGAACGTGTTGCTCGTCGGGAACGACTCGCGTCGTGACCAGGGCGACGGCTACGGAGCGACGAAGGACGTCGGTACGGCGGAGCTGAACGACGTCACGATGCTGCTCCACATCAGCGAGGACCACACCCGCGCGACCGTCGTCTCCTTCCCACGGGACATGCTCATCGACCGTCCCGCATGCCAGAGCGCTGACGGCACGACCGAGGAGTCGACGGCGAGCGGCGTGCAGATCAACACCGCCCTGGAAACCGGCGGCTTGCCGTGCGTCGTGCGCACCGTCGAGAGCATCACGGGCCTCGACATCCCCTACGGCGGCTCGGTGCAGTTCAACGGCGTCATCGAGATGTCCAACGCCGTCGGCGGCGTCACCGTCTGCCTCGCCAATCCGATCAAGGACTGGCGCACCAACCTCGACCTCGCCGCCGGCCCACAGCTCCTCCAGGGCGAGAACGCGGTCCAGTTCCTCCGCGTCCGCCACGGTATCGGCGACAACAGCGACCTCTCCCGGATCAGCAACCAGCAGGTGTTCCTCAGCGCACTGCTACGCACCATCACCAGCACCGACACACTCACCAACCCCGCCAAGCTCTACGGCATCGCACGCGCCGCCGTCGACAACATGAGCCTCTCCACCTCGCTGAACAACCCCGCCGCCATCACGTCCCTCGCCCTCACCGTCAAGGACATCCCGCTCGACAAGTTCGTCTTCGTCCAGTACCCCACCACCTACCTCGAGAGCGGCCGCGTCGCGCAGGACGTGGCGACCGGTGACCAGATGATGCAGCTCATCGCCACCGACGCGGACTTCACGCTCGCCCCCGACAGCACCGGCCAAGGCGTCGTCCTCGCCGAGCCCACCGATCCCGCCACGGGTCCCCCCGCGGACGTAGCCGCGCCCTCATCCGGCGGGACAACCGCTCCCCCGGCGGCGCTGCCGGACAACGTCACGGGTCAGGCCGCTGCCACGGAGACCTGCTCGAACGGCTGA
- a CDS encoding replication protein codes for MANASSEPTLPGLEASSARVEEDAPMSWALPVPAGAYAKVPAWTSPAAWMAAVRADVLSAEGYAARRRIDVSVRKYLAVAVVERRAADFKTGRSVTTSNATVAWRASKLIRQNVSKRVAERARALLIARGFSVTIVEGRELTVDETEAAFLWHGGYQVAAASVRALTVPRRFVSDPSTGGLSVSTRDTPSSPVLKLVTKGRRPSKARPPQAPPQRAAARRMAAPRPALTNPTCKVPKDRAPRTLATIRLAAQLQQRMPWLGRGIHQGHVCDMLDRNLDTSRYARWVQRDGRRVLLVDDRDITSRIEAKFRDLGVPFLDAPVQRDPIGYLAWGIQMAIDPSEETRMERYDREQEASAERAQQRQAEADREAARRGVEDSPEHRAFLEQERELRAAASRRRPAPAVPVALPHEPTRRSSDVAGSVGIDELVTAALLGEGRHPAEFPTGVQELHGRVLRLARMLTDRGWELDADAARAAGDVVLTDAAGAGRIAFAPPVELPADAIWRTGADGAELDDDVTVHEYVGRVETSARLAAVQEGAAPADDGSSLRSAERRTE; via the coding sequence TTGGCAAACGCCTCGAGCGAGCCGACGCTGCCCGGGTTGGAGGCGTCGAGCGCGCGCGTCGAGGAGGACGCGCCGATGTCGTGGGCGTTGCCGGTGCCAGCCGGTGCGTACGCGAAGGTGCCGGCGTGGACGTCGCCGGCCGCGTGGATGGCCGCCGTCCGTGCGGACGTGCTCTCGGCCGAGGGCTACGCCGCCCGCCGGCGGATCGACGTCAGCGTCCGGAAGTACCTGGCCGTGGCCGTCGTCGAGCGTCGGGCGGCGGACTTCAAGACCGGTCGCAGCGTCACGACGAGCAACGCGACGGTGGCGTGGCGCGCGTCCAAGCTCATCCGTCAGAACGTGAGCAAGCGGGTCGCGGAGCGCGCTCGGGCGTTGCTCATCGCGCGAGGGTTCTCCGTGACGATCGTCGAGGGCCGTGAGCTCACGGTCGATGAGACGGAGGCGGCGTTCCTCTGGCATGGCGGGTACCAGGTTGCGGCGGCGTCCGTGCGGGCGTTGACGGTGCCTCGCAGGTTCGTGTCTGACCCTTCAACTGGCGGCCTATCTGTCTCTACCCGAGACACCCCATCTAGTCCTGTTCTTAAGTTGGTTACCAAGGGCCGTCGTCCGTCGAAAGCTCGCCCTCCGCAGGCTCCGCCGCAGCGCGCTGCCGCGCGCAGGATGGCCGCTCCGCGGCCTGCATTGACGAATCCAACGTGCAAAGTCCCGAAGGACCGGGCACCTCGCACGCTGGCAACGATTCGTCTCGCGGCTCAGCTCCAGCAGCGCATGCCGTGGCTGGGACGCGGCATTCACCAGGGGCATGTCTGCGACATGCTCGACAGGAATCTCGACACGTCGCGCTATGCGCGATGGGTGCAGCGCGACGGCCGTCGGGTGCTCCTGGTTGATGACCGGGACATCACGTCTCGGATCGAAGCGAAGTTCCGGGATCTGGGGGTTCCGTTCCTCGATGCGCCTGTGCAGCGCGACCCGATCGGATATCTCGCGTGGGGTATTCAGATGGCGATTGATCCGAGCGAGGAGACACGCATGGAGCGATATGACCGCGAGCAGGAAGCCTCCGCCGAGCGCGCCCAGCAGCGCCAGGCGGAGGCCGATCGGGAGGCCGCGCGTCGCGGCGTCGAGGACTCCCCCGAGCACCGTGCGTTCCTGGAGCAGGAACGCGAGCTCCGCGCGGCCGCGTCTCGGCGCCGGCCGGCCCCGGCCGTGCCGGTCGCACTCCCCCACGAGCCGACGCGACGCTCATCCGACGTCGCGGGCTCGGTCGGGATCGACGAGCTCGTCACGGCGGCGCTGCTCGGTGAGGGTCGACACCCGGCGGAGTTCCCCACCGGTGTCCAGGAGCTCCACGGCCGCGTGCTCCGCCTCGCGCGGATGCTTACCGATCGCGGCTGGGAGCTCGACGCGGACGCTGCTCGCGCAGCGGGCGACGTCGTGCTGACGGACGCGGCCGGTGCCGGCCGCATCGCGTTCGCTCCGCCGGTCGAGCTGCCGGCGGATGCCATCTGGCGGACCGGCGCCGACGGCGCCGAGCTCGACGACGACGTGACCGTGCACGAGTACGTCGGTCGAGTCGAGACGTCTGCACGCCTGGCGGCCGTGCAGGAAGGTGCAGCCCCGGCTGACGACGGTTCGTCGCTCCGCAGCGCGGAGCGACGAACCGAGTAG